In the genome of bacterium, one region contains:
- a CDS encoding prepilin-type N-terminal cleavage/methylation domain-containing protein, translated as MKSQRGFTLIELLIVVAIIAILAAIAVPNFLEAQTRSKVSRVKADMRTVATAMESYRVDFNKYPPVYIRFGSTEIKITPVVQRYVRLTTPIAYITTVPLDPFFGGRESDLPVWGLPVFDYWSYDEPYLWGPRRGTSWWVSSYGPDKEKNGNSATAPDGSSFSWSTPYDPTNGSISAGEITRLSDGFQTEDYAP; from the coding sequence ATGAAATCGCAAAGAGGCTTCACACTCATTGAACTGCTGATCGTCGTCGCAATCATTGCGATCCTCGCAGCTATTGCCGTGCCGAACTTCCTCGAGGCGCAAACGCGTTCGAAAGTCTCGCGCGTCAAGGCCGACATGCGGACCGTTGCGACGGCCATGGAATCCTATCGCGTGGATTTCAATAAGTACCCACCAGTCTACATTAGGTTCGGTTCCACCGAGATCAAGATCACGCCGGTCGTGCAGCGGTATGTGCGCTTAACGACGCCAATCGCCTACATCACGACAGTTCCGCTCGACCCGTTCTTCGGTGGCCGTGAATCCGATCTGCCTGTTTGGGGCCTGCCGGTGTTTGACTACTGGAGCTACGACGAACCGTATCTCTGGGGGCCGCGCCGCGGGACGTCCTGGTGGGTTTCGTCCTACGGACCGGACAAGGAGAAGAACGGCAACTCCGCGACGGCTCCCGACGGTAGCTCGTTCTCCTGGAGCACCCCGTACGATCCCACAAACGGCAGCATCAGTGCCGGTGAAATCACTCGGTTGTCCGATGGCTTCCAGACCGAAGACTACGCACCCTGA
- a CDS encoding L-fucose isomerase yields the protein MAGFENRYPGDLPKVGIRPIIDGRRNGIRESLEEPTLAMARAAAELIENNLRHPSGQKVECVVPEFCIGGATEAGRVDALLAKEGATVSLSVTPCWCYGSETMDMDPLRPKAIWGFNGTERPGAVYLAATLSAHTQKGLPCFGIYGQDVLESGDLTIPEDVKEKILRFVKGGLAVATMRGKSYLAMGGVSMGIAGSIVDCPLIEEYLGMRVVQIDMTEFVRRMNLGIYDRDEFRKALAWVKENCQEGEDRNPPDKQHTREQKDQDWEMSLKMALIARDLMVGNPALRDIGFGEEAEGHNAICGGFQGQRQWTDYYPNGDFLEAILNSSFDWNGIRQPYIVATENDSLNGLTMLLGNMLTGTAQIFADVRTYWSPDAVKRVTGHSVSGDAANGFLHLINSGPAALDGCAEMNDVDGKPTMKPFWEMTNPDVKACLKATTWHPGTLEYFRGGGWSTKFVTRAGMPCTIFRLNLVKGLGPALQIAEGITTGLPEDAHKKLDLRTDPTWPTTWFAPRLTGTFPYESVYSVMNNWGANHCVLSPGHIGDDLITLASMLRIPVYMHNVEATRVFRPSSWSSFGTTDLEAGDFRACQAYGALYK from the coding sequence ATGGCTGGTTTTGAGAACAGATACCCGGGCGATTTGCCCAAGGTCGGCATTCGGCCGATCATCGATGGCCGGCGCAATGGCATCCGTGAATCTCTTGAAGAGCCCACGCTTGCCATGGCGCGAGCGGCTGCTGAATTGATTGAGAACAACCTGCGCCATCCGAGTGGGCAGAAGGTGGAATGCGTCGTTCCTGAATTCTGCATCGGTGGAGCGACGGAGGCCGGACGCGTCGATGCACTTCTCGCAAAGGAAGGCGCGACGGTTTCGCTGAGCGTCACTCCTTGCTGGTGCTATGGTTCGGAAACCATGGACATGGATCCCCTGCGTCCAAAGGCAATTTGGGGATTCAATGGCACCGAGCGCCCGGGCGCCGTCTACCTCGCGGCAACGCTCTCTGCGCATACGCAGAAGGGACTTCCATGCTTCGGCATCTATGGCCAGGATGTGTTGGAGTCCGGCGACCTGACGATCCCGGAGGATGTGAAGGAGAAGATCCTGCGCTTTGTGAAGGGTGGATTGGCTGTCGCGACGATGCGTGGCAAGTCCTACCTCGCGATGGGCGGTGTCTCGATGGGAATCGCCGGGTCGATCGTCGATTGTCCGCTGATCGAGGAATATCTCGGCATGCGTGTCGTGCAGATCGACATGACCGAATTCGTCCGGCGCATGAATCTCGGAATCTACGATCGTGACGAGTTCCGCAAGGCCCTCGCATGGGTGAAGGAAAACTGCCAGGAGGGCGAAGATCGCAATCCACCCGACAAGCAGCACACTCGCGAACAGAAAGATCAGGATTGGGAGATGTCCCTGAAGATGGCGCTGATTGCTCGCGATCTGATGGTCGGCAATCCTGCTTTGCGCGATATCGGTTTCGGCGAAGAAGCTGAAGGGCACAATGCCATTTGTGGCGGATTCCAGGGCCAGCGTCAGTGGACCGATTACTATCCTAACGGCGATTTCCTCGAGGCGATTCTCAACTCCTCGTTTGATTGGAATGGCATCCGCCAGCCCTACATCGTCGCCACAGAGAATGACTCGCTCAATGGCCTGACGATGTTGCTTGGCAACATGCTGACGGGCACCGCGCAGATCTTCGCCGATGTTCGTACATACTGGAGCCCCGACGCCGTGAAACGCGTTACCGGGCACAGTGTGAGCGGCGACGCGGCAAACGGCTTCCTGCACTTGATCAACTCGGGACCGGCTGCTCTCGACGGCTGTGCCGAGATGAACGATGTAGACGGAAAGCCGACCATGAAGCCATTCTGGGAGATGACGAATCCCGACGTGAAGGCTTGCCTGAAGGCGACCACTTGGCATCCTGGAACGCTGGAGTATTTCCGTGGCGGCGGCTGGTCGACAAAGTTCGTCACCCGCGCAGGAATGCCATGTACAATCTTCCGCCTTAACCTTGTAAAGGGGCTTGGCCCGGCACTGCAGATCGCCGAGGGCATCACCACCGGATTGCCGGAGGATGCTCACAAGAAGCTCGATCTGCGTACCGATCCCACATGGCCGACCACTTGGTTTGCCCCGCGCCTGACAGGCACATTCCCTTACGAGTCCGTCTATTCAGTGATGAATAACTGGGGCGCGAATCACTGCGTCTTGAGCCCCGGGCACATCGGCGACGACCTCATCACGCTCGCTTCGATGCTTCGCATTCCGGTTTACATGCACAACGTCGAGGCGACTCGCGTTTTCCGCCCGAGTTCCTGGTCGAGCTTCGGGACGACTGACCTCGAGGCCGGCGACTTCCGCGCCTGCCAGGCATACGGAGCGCTGTACAAATGA
- a CDS encoding FGGY-family carbohydrate kinase produces the protein MSGVFIGVDVGTGSARAGIFDRNGRMLASATQAIAMNRPQPDFVEQSSDDIWKAVCHCVKSAVASASVKGSDVWGIGFDATCSLVVVDAEGEPVSVSPSAEDQWNIIVWMDHRAIEQAEFINSGDHEVLRYVGGTISPEMQSPKLLWLKQNMPKAWNRAAHFFDLPDFLVWRATDANIRSLCSTVCKWTYMGHEKPNGRWDAKYWRAIGLGELAEENWSRIGTDIRPMGSSVRKGLSARAAAELGLEEGTSVGVSIIDAHAGGIGIIGAELDDGPLSPANASTRLALIGGTSSCHMAVSVDPTFIDGVWGPYYSAMIPGYWLNEGGQSATGALIDHVIFSHSASNELKELSEKTGQSVYELLNAELDRLADEAKCPVSLLTHELHVLPYFHGNRSPRADPTLKGMVCGLRLGAPMSDLALLYLAAIQAVAFGTRHIIEAMNADGYRIKTICACGGGTKNPVYLQQHADITGCRIILSKEPEAVLLGSAILGAVASGEFGTIEQAMAEMSKPGRIIDPANSDIEEFHKRKYQIFKRMYHDQITYRELMGDAGKV, from the coding sequence ATGAGCGGTGTTTTCATCGGCGTTGACGTTGGAACCGGAAGCGCACGCGCGGGCATCTTCGACCGCAACGGTCGGATGTTGGCTTCGGCGACGCAGGCCATTGCGATGAATCGTCCGCAGCCGGATTTCGTCGAGCAATCGTCCGACGATATCTGGAAGGCCGTCTGTCATTGTGTGAAGTCGGCCGTGGCCTCTGCATCGGTCAAGGGCTCGGATGTATGGGGAATCGGATTCGATGCAACATGCTCGCTCGTTGTCGTGGATGCTGAAGGAGAGCCGGTCTCAGTTTCCCCCTCGGCCGAGGATCAATGGAACATCATCGTCTGGATGGACCATCGCGCCATCGAGCAGGCAGAGTTCATCAACTCCGGCGATCATGAAGTTCTTCGCTACGTCGGCGGAACGATTTCCCCTGAGATGCAGAGTCCGAAACTTCTCTGGCTGAAGCAGAACATGCCAAAGGCGTGGAATCGTGCCGCGCATTTCTTCGATCTGCCGGATTTCCTGGTCTGGCGTGCTACGGACGCGAATATCCGTTCGCTGTGCTCGACGGTCTGCAAATGGACCTATATGGGACACGAGAAACCCAACGGACGCTGGGACGCGAAATATTGGCGGGCCATCGGCCTGGGTGAATTGGCCGAGGAGAATTGGTCGCGCATCGGAACGGACATTCGCCCGATGGGATCGAGCGTTCGCAAAGGACTCTCTGCGAGGGCCGCGGCGGAACTTGGCTTGGAAGAAGGCACTTCCGTCGGCGTGTCGATTATCGACGCGCACGCAGGAGGCATCGGCATCATTGGTGCAGAACTCGACGATGGTCCGCTCTCACCGGCAAACGCCAGCACGCGATTGGCCCTGATCGGCGGCACGTCATCCTGCCACATGGCTGTCTCGGTCGATCCGACATTCATCGATGGCGTCTGGGGGCCGTACTACTCAGCGATGATCCCAGGCTATTGGTTGAATGAAGGCGGGCAAAGCGCCACCGGTGCGCTGATCGACCACGTGATCTTCTCGCATTCGGCATCGAATGAGTTGAAGGAACTGAGCGAGAAGACCGGACAAAGCGTGTACGAGTTGCTTAATGCGGAACTGGACCGACTTGCGGATGAAGCGAAGTGTCCCGTTTCGCTCCTGACGCACGAGCTTCATGTGCTTCCGTACTTCCATGGGAATCGTTCGCCGCGCGCCGATCCAACGCTCAAGGGGATGGTTTGCGGGTTGCGACTTGGCGCCCCGATGTCGGACTTGGCGCTGCTTTACCTCGCTGCAATCCAAGCGGTTGCGTTCGGGACACGCCACATCATCGAGGCGATGAACGCGGATGGCTATCGGATCAAGACAATCTGTGCGTGTGGCGGCGGGACCAAGAATCCCGTCTACTTGCAGCAACACGCGGACATCACGGGTTGCCGCATCATCCTCAGCAAAGAGCCCGAGGCCGTTCTGCTTGGGTCGGCGATTCTCGGCGCTGTCGCCTCCGGAGAGTTCGGAACGATCGAACAGGCCATGGCGGAGATGTCCAAGCCCGGCCGCATCATCGATCCTGCGAACTCCGACATCGAGGAGTTCCACAAGCGCAAGTATCAGATCTTCAAGCGCATGTACCATGACCAGATCACCTATCGTGAATTGATGGGCGATGCAGGAAAGGTCTGA
- a CDS encoding lamin tail domain-containing protein: MLTRRCFAFLLFVILSIPSGMIAAYEIEAAAGVTPHSEWKSGEPIPVGTVNREGPLAPGVTFWTLGFIADAAGGLPSMVMGTDKFSHPSGVYYYKAIGRDPKTNSPIFADPQRTNAPFNGSHCAAVVQDSSGKAYGAWYSPGKIQIAPFDPSTCKFAKATMSLDVSELPRGPSCFYLLPLDDGTMESGQWMVILGVGDGIPHRPEGPSWREPEYRPYDGSGIYRGHLSEFTLYGKTFDLSNGKSEYLGKVSPGDRASLISCDSVAALQLRKEHGGDLLVGTRLGALNYFPAEWKDGIPTYPKRLRAVDHDGNAIRFPSVMAYIKSYPNESTGLDDLVIGTQGFTMYYRFSGQFTDRGEPIFDEPSVVNVKNATLQLGALTVPNIVDWDQDGTLDIVAGNSDGFVMFSRNAGTNEVPRMLPGERIVGGGQDIHVQPGYYDIQGPGEARWGYSCPTTVDWDGDGDIDIVMSDPTAAHTVFLNQAGPGKPPVLAAGRHLYWEHLDLHGTWRVRPAAAQMGDRMAYVLLDKDNELHLYWRLDDYNVESAGKILQPNGKPISGAYLFAGGRGRLKLLLYDWDKDGRVDIVTGTSRHASVGDPNNGLPQALGRPGSSVLWLRNVGTNEKPVLEWPRVLAFKGKPIFFGQHSCAPSIGDLGPGKDENMVVGTEDGRVYFFQREDIGFLSIPEIAKANLGVVIDRLCGNPDRLPDDKGEWLSLRNISDEDIDINGWWLFQRGTRQILRSSQADVNLAPGESLVLGRSRDIPIEGDASVDILLDNDFIFDNSKGIIGLYSFQGLHDAVRWGEGSEELLKSKVTTHELIHGVVDDLCRYIGPAFQSGEVRDTMPAVK, from the coding sequence ATGCTGACGCGTCGCTGCTTTGCATTCCTTCTATTCGTCATCCTCTCGATCCCCAGCGGAATGATCGCCGCATATGAAATCGAAGCGGCCGCCGGAGTCACCCCTCATTCCGAATGGAAGAGTGGCGAGCCAATTCCCGTGGGCACAGTGAACCGCGAAGGCCCGCTCGCGCCCGGCGTCACCTTCTGGACGCTCGGATTCATCGCCGATGCGGCCGGTGGGCTCCCCTCGATGGTGATGGGCACCGACAAGTTCAGTCATCCCTCCGGCGTGTATTACTACAAGGCCATCGGACGCGATCCGAAGACGAACTCCCCTATCTTCGCCGATCCCCAGCGCACGAATGCTCCTTTCAATGGCAGCCATTGTGCCGCGGTCGTGCAGGACAGTAGCGGAAAAGCTTATGGCGCATGGTACAGTCCTGGTAAAATCCAGATCGCGCCATTCGATCCTTCAACCTGCAAGTTCGCGAAGGCAACGATGTCGCTCGATGTGTCTGAGTTGCCTCGGGGCCCCTCCTGCTTCTATCTGCTGCCTCTCGACGATGGTACTATGGAGTCGGGGCAGTGGATGGTCATCTTGGGTGTTGGCGACGGAATCCCACATCGGCCGGAAGGTCCAAGTTGGCGCGAGCCCGAATATCGCCCGTACGATGGATCCGGAATCTACCGCGGCCACCTGAGTGAATTCACGCTCTATGGGAAGACGTTCGACCTCTCGAATGGCAAATCGGAGTATCTCGGAAAGGTCTCGCCGGGCGACAGGGCAAGTCTGATTAGCTGCGATTCTGTTGCAGCGCTGCAGCTTCGGAAGGAACACGGCGGCGACCTGCTTGTTGGGACGCGTCTGGGGGCGCTCAATTACTTCCCCGCAGAGTGGAAGGATGGCATTCCGACTTATCCTAAGCGTTTGCGGGCGGTTGATCACGATGGCAACGCGATTCGCTTCCCATCGGTCATGGCGTACATCAAGTCATACCCGAACGAATCGACTGGGCTGGACGATCTTGTGATCGGAACCCAGGGGTTCACGATGTACTACCGATTCAGTGGGCAGTTCACGGATCGTGGCGAACCGATCTTCGACGAGCCCTCTGTCGTAAACGTGAAGAACGCCACGCTACAATTGGGTGCGCTGACCGTTCCGAACATCGTAGACTGGGACCAGGATGGGACGCTGGACATTGTGGCCGGCAATTCCGATGGCTTCGTGATGTTCTCGCGGAATGCTGGCACAAATGAAGTCCCACGTATGCTGCCCGGCGAACGTATCGTTGGCGGTGGCCAGGACATTCATGTGCAACCTGGCTACTACGACATCCAGGGCCCGGGCGAGGCGCGCTGGGGGTACTCGTGCCCCACGACCGTCGATTGGGATGGCGATGGAGATATAGATATCGTCATGAGCGATCCAACCGCTGCGCACACAGTGTTCCTGAACCAGGCAGGTCCTGGGAAGCCGCCCGTCCTCGCTGCCGGACGTCATCTCTACTGGGAACATCTCGATTTGCATGGGACGTGGCGTGTTCGACCGGCCGCGGCGCAGATGGGCGATCGCATGGCGTATGTCCTTCTGGATAAGGACAACGAACTGCACCTGTATTGGCGGTTGGATGACTACAATGTTGAGAGCGCTGGGAAAATCTTGCAACCGAACGGGAAACCGATTTCCGGCGCGTACCTGTTTGCCGGCGGCCGAGGTCGCCTGAAGCTGCTGCTGTACGACTGGGACAAGGACGGCCGGGTGGATATCGTCACAGGAACTTCGCGACATGCTTCGGTGGGGGATCCGAATAACGGTCTTCCCCAGGCACTCGGCCGCCCCGGCTCCTCTGTCTTGTGGCTGCGGAACGTCGGCACGAATGAGAAGCCGGTTCTCGAGTGGCCGCGCGTCCTTGCTTTCAAGGGCAAGCCGATCTTCTTCGGCCAGCACTCCTGCGCGCCTTCGATTGGCGACCTTGGGCCGGGGAAAGACGAGAACATGGTTGTTGGAACTGAAGACGGCAGGGTGTACTTCTTCCAGCGCGAAGACATCGGCTTCCTCAGTATCCCCGAGATTGCGAAAGCTAATCTTGGCGTCGTAATCGATCGTCTGTGTGGGAATCCGGATCGTTTGCCCGACGACAAAGGAGAATGGCTTTCCCTGAGAAACATCTCCGATGAAGACATCGACATCAACGGGTGGTGGTTGTTTCAGCGCGGCACTCGTCAGATTCTCCGTTCCAGCCAGGCAGACGTCAATTTAGCGCCCGGTGAATCTCTCGTGCTTGGGCGCTCGCGAGACATTCCCATCGAGGGAGACGCGTCCGTCGACATCCTGCTCGACAACGACTTCATCTTCGACAATTCGAAGGGAATTATCGGCCTCTACAGCTTCCAGGGCCTGCATGATGCCGTGCGCTGGGGAGAAGGATCGGAGGAACTGCTGAAGTCCAAAGTGACGACGCACGAACTCATCCACGGCGTGGTGGACGACCTTTGTCGCTATATCGGTCCTGCCTTCCAGTCGGGCGAAGTTCGCGATACGATGCCTGCCGTCAAGTAG
- a CDS encoding 2'-5' RNA ligase family protein, with the protein MMPALNAVVSLLDDEHAHKVRALWAELEERVGLGGVARRPIPHFTWHSAASYDLPRLQTVLTRFAARMTPFSVRTNALSFFPGESPVLFIHVVRDPRLNMIHRSLGPRLHAIATDPTPNFRPETWVPHLTLASTGLDADKAAEAARLLVNRDFQWTIPINNLALLTSETPDHPLPLRVDFAETD; encoded by the coding sequence ATGATGCCGGCTCTCAATGCAGTCGTTTCGCTCCTGGACGACGAGCACGCCCACAAGGTCCGCGCCCTATGGGCGGAACTGGAGGAGCGTGTCGGACTGGGTGGCGTGGCGCGTCGGCCGATCCCGCATTTTACCTGGCATTCTGCCGCGTCCTACGATTTGCCGCGGCTCCAGACTGTCCTGACCCGATTCGCCGCCCGCATGACGCCATTCTCTGTGCGTACCAACGCGCTCTCCTTCTTCCCGGGCGAAAGCCCTGTTCTCTTCATCCACGTTGTCCGCGATCCTCGCCTGAACATGATCCACCGCTCTCTGGGGCCGCGGCTCCACGCGATTGCCACCGATCCGACGCCCAATTTCCGGCCGGAAACCTGGGTCCCGCACCTGACGCTGGCCTCCACGGGATTGGACGCCGACAAGGCGGCCGAAGCAGCTCGATTACTGGTAAATCGAGACTTCCAGTGGACGATCCCCATCAATAACCTGGCGCTGCTGACCTCCGAGACACCGGATCACCCACTGCCGCTGCGGGTGGATTTCGCCGAAACGGATTGA
- the polX gene encoding DNA polymerase/3'-5' exonuclease PolX: protein MSTKPRLINALREMAILLELDGANTFKVGAYTKAVRALGDESLDIGSQVDAGTLTEIEGIGKGIAEKIQEFWDQGQIEELDDLKGKYPPGLVEMTKIPGFGAKKVRAVYQELGITTIEGLEKACEDGSVAGLKGFGKKSAEKIVAGIEQLRKHSGRFLLSQAYETAQPILEALVSLDVVEQVELAGSLRRWRETIKDVDFVCATNEPEAVMDFFVGLPSVERVTGKGTTKSSVLLDSGMGADLRCVSPEQYPFALQHFSGSKEHNTALRGRAKEMGLKSNEYGLFREGTETSLEAKTEADVYKHLGLAWIPPELREDMGEVEAAEEDDLPNLIVAEDVRGIMHLHTHYSDGRPEVEDYAKWAVENKIEWMGLADHSQTAAYAGGLKPADVERQFDEIDGVNEKYANKGVRLLKGIESDILREGALDYEDELLARFDYIVASVHSLFNLSEEDQTKRILCAIENPHTTILGHMTGRLLLARDGYEINQREIIKRCAQCKTIIEINANPHRLDLDWRLVHFAIEQGCLLSIGPDAHAMSGLDHMKYGIAMARKGWAEKQHIVNTWSMDEFLQFAAAKRKG, encoded by the coding sequence ATGTCTACGAAACCCCGGTTGATCAATGCGCTGCGAGAAATGGCGATCCTGTTGGAACTGGACGGTGCGAACACCTTCAAAGTCGGCGCCTACACCAAGGCCGTCCGCGCACTCGGTGACGAGAGCCTGGACATTGGATCTCAAGTGGACGCCGGGACGCTGACGGAGATCGAAGGCATCGGCAAAGGCATCGCCGAGAAGATCCAGGAGTTCTGGGACCAGGGACAGATCGAGGAACTGGATGACTTGAAAGGCAAGTACCCGCCCGGTCTTGTCGAGATGACGAAGATTCCGGGCTTCGGCGCAAAGAAAGTGCGCGCCGTTTACCAGGAACTCGGCATCACAACGATCGAAGGATTGGAGAAGGCCTGCGAGGATGGCAGCGTCGCCGGCTTGAAAGGTTTCGGCAAGAAATCCGCAGAGAAGATCGTCGCCGGTATCGAGCAATTGCGAAAGCACTCCGGCCGTTTCCTGCTTTCGCAGGCGTACGAAACTGCGCAGCCGATTCTCGAGGCACTCGTGAGTCTCGACGTCGTCGAACAGGTTGAACTCGCGGGCAGTCTGCGTCGCTGGCGCGAAACGATCAAAGACGTCGACTTCGTTTGCGCGACGAACGAGCCGGAGGCGGTGATGGACTTCTTCGTTGGCCTGCCGTCGGTCGAACGCGTCACCGGCAAGGGCACTACGAAGTCGAGCGTCCTGTTGGATTCCGGGATGGGCGCAGACTTGCGCTGCGTGTCGCCCGAACAATATCCGTTTGCGCTTCAGCACTTCTCAGGCTCGAAGGAGCACAACACGGCGTTGCGCGGTCGCGCGAAAGAGATGGGGTTGAAGTCGAATGAATATGGCCTCTTCCGCGAAGGGACGGAGACATCGCTCGAGGCGAAGACAGAGGCGGATGTCTACAAGCACCTGGGGCTCGCGTGGATTCCGCCCGAGTTGCGCGAAGACATGGGCGAGGTCGAAGCGGCGGAAGAAGACGATTTGCCAAACCTGATCGTCGCCGAAGATGTGCGCGGCATCATGCACCTGCACACACACTACAGCGATGGTCGCCCCGAGGTTGAGGACTACGCGAAGTGGGCGGTCGAGAACAAGATCGAGTGGATGGGCTTGGCCGATCACAGTCAGACAGCCGCATACGCCGGTGGATTGAAACCGGCCGACGTCGAGCGCCAGTTCGACGAAATCGATGGCGTGAATGAGAAGTATGCAAACAAAGGCGTGCGTTTACTGAAAGGCATCGAGTCGGACATTCTGCGCGAAGGTGCGTTGGATTACGAGGATGAACTCCTCGCGCGATTCGATTACATCGTGGCGTCGGTGCATAGCCTCTTCAATTTGTCCGAAGAAGATCAGACGAAGCGCATCCTCTGCGCGATCGAGAATCCTCACACCACGATTCTCGGTCACATGACGGGACGATTGCTGTTGGCCCGCGATGGCTATGAAATTAACCAGCGCGAGATCATCAAGCGCTGCGCACAGTGCAAGACGATCATCGAAATCAACGCGAACCCCCATCGGTTGGATTTGGATTGGCGACTCGTACATTTCGCAATCGAGCAAGGATGTCTGCTTTCGATCGGCCCGGACGCACATGCCATGTCGGGGCTCGATCATATGAAGTACGGCATCGCGATGGCGCGCAAGGGTTGGGCGGAAAAGCAGCACATCGTGAACACGTGGAGCATGGACGAGTTCCTTCAATTCGCCGCGGCGAAGCGAAAGGGATGA
- a CDS encoding glycerate kinase, translated as MTMAAGPKILIAMDSFKGTLSANEACRAVENGIRAVQPNAECECIPLADGGSGTTDVFLRLRHGRRIDVPVMSPIGKEVIAHLAHFTDPDEVVLELAAASGLALIPESRRNPMEATSFGCGQLIARAFEMSDCVTVGLGDSGIVDGGVGAMQALGVRFLDERGETLEAPLVPKDFGRITGLDAGGVPRDKTVRVLSDVENPLHGRLGAARVFGPQKGASPEMVEQLAEALEHVYGLIEATVGRRVSERSGAGAAGGMGGALLAFFDAEIVSGSDFLIDQSSLLDHLANSDLVITGEGRFDRQSMMGKGPGRIVREAKALGIGVQVLAGSVEWDDRMREFLTADQVTGLIESDASIPSPGETTNLLAAAVRRALVRTDPPTSRTDLRTHEQ; from the coding sequence ATGACAATGGCCGCTGGGCCGAAAATCCTCATCGCAATGGATTCGTTCAAGGGCACGCTCTCGGCGAATGAAGCGTGTCGCGCCGTCGAGAACGGCATTCGCGCGGTGCAGCCGAACGCGGAGTGCGAATGCATTCCCCTCGCGGATGGTGGCAGTGGAACCACCGATGTGTTTCTTCGTCTGCGCCATGGCCGGCGCATCGATGTGCCCGTGATGTCGCCAATCGGCAAGGAAGTCATCGCGCACCTCGCGCATTTCACGGATCCCGACGAGGTCGTTCTTGAATTGGCCGCGGCGAGCGGCCTCGCCCTCATCCCTGAATCGCGACGCAATCCGATGGAGGCAACATCGTTCGGCTGCGGGCAATTGATCGCTCGAGCATTCGAAATGTCGGACTGCGTGACCGTCGGGCTTGGGGATTCCGGAATTGTGGACGGCGGCGTGGGCGCAATGCAGGCGCTCGGCGTGCGCTTCCTCGACGAACGGGGCGAGACATTGGAAGCACCGCTTGTCCCGAAGGATTTTGGGCGGATTACGGGATTGGATGCGGGCGGTGTGCCTCGCGACAAGACAGTGCGAGTTCTCTCCGACGTGGAGAATCCGTTGCACGGAAGACTGGGCGCCGCGCGCGTCTTCGGACCACAGAAAGGCGCCTCGCCCGAGATGGTCGAGCAACTGGCGGAGGCTTTGGAGCATGTCTACGGATTGATCGAAGCAACGGTTGGCCGGCGAGTTTCTGAAAGGTCCGGCGCCGGCGCGGCAGGGGGAATGGGCGGGGCGCTGTTGGCGTTCTTCGACGCAGAGATCGTCTCAGGCTCCGATTTCCTCATCGACCAATCGAGCCTTCTCGATCACCTCGCAAACAGCGATCTCGTCATCACCGGCGAAGGCCGCTTCGACCGCCAATCGATGATGGGCAAAGGCCCCGGTCGCATCGTCCGCGAGGCAAAGGCCCTCGGCATCGGCGTCCAAGTCCTTGCCGGCTCCGTGGAATGGGACGACAGGATGCGCGAATTCCTCACCGCCGATCAAGTAACCGGACTGATCGAATCGGACGCTTCGATTCCGTCGCCGGGGGAGACCACAAACCTCCTCGCCGCCGCGGTGCGGCGTGCGCTTGTGAGAACTGATCCACCTACTAGTCGAACTGATCTAAGGACCCATGAACAATGA